A stretch of the Lactuca sativa cultivar Salinas chromosome 9, Lsat_Salinas_v11, whole genome shotgun sequence genome encodes the following:
- the LOC111911784 gene encoding uncharacterized protein LOC111911784 — protein sequence MGPIYYILVALPCTIGAIALALLHIYRHLLNYTEPTYQRFIVRIIFMVPVYALMSFLSLIFNSKTIYFNSIREVYEAWVIYNFLSLCLEWVGGPGAVVLSLSGRLLKPNWCLMTCCFPPIPLDGRFIRRCKQGCLQFVILKPILVGVTFVFYAKGKYQDGNFSAKQSYLYITIIYTVSYSMALYALALFYVACRDLLQPFNPVPKFIIIKSVVFLTYWQGVLVFLAAKSGYIKDAEEAAEFQNFIICVEMLIAALGHLYAFPYKEYAGANIGGASRGFGASLAHALSLNDFYHDTVHQFAPAYHDYVLYNHSNDTGDEGARKYRARTFVPIGSEMENVRKNKQTYANKGDDMSPSATTPTTTPPSNRAKSEAMNSSLLSDASNSATAQYDFTLIDMDSPVKKTGNGN from the exons ATGGGGCCGATATACTATATATTAGTGGCATTGCCTTGCACAATTGGGGCGATTGCTTTGGCGCTTCTTCACATATACAGGCATCTTTTGAATTACACTGAACCAACATATCAGCGATTCATTGTCAGAATAATTTTCATGGTTCCT GTGTATGCATTGATGTCTTTCCTCTCACTTATTTTCAACTCGAAAACAATCTACTTCAATTCCATTCGAGAAGT ATATGAAGCTTGGGTTATATACAATTTCTTGTCACTATGTCTGGAATGGGTAGGTGGGCCAGGTGCTGTAGTTTTAAGTCTTTCCGGACGTCTTCTTAAACCTAACTGGTGTTTAATGACATGTTGCTTTCCTCCAATCCCACTAGATGG GCGATTCATAAGGAGATGTAAGCAAGGGTGTTTACAGTTTGTGATTCTGAAGCCAATCTTAGTGGGAGTTACATTTGTATTCTACGCAAAGGGAAAATACCAAGATGGAAATTTCAGTGCAAAACAATCCTACTTATACATCACAATTATATACACAGTTTCCTACTCAATGGCATTGTATGCCCTAGCCTTGTTTTATGTAGCATGCAGGGATCTCCTCCAGCCATTCAATCCTGTTCCTAAATTCATCATCATCAAAAGTGTCGTCTTTCTCACATATTGGCAGGGTGTTTTGGTATTTCTTGCTGCGAAATCTGGATACATAAAAGACGCAGAGGAAGCTGCTGAGtttcaaaattttataatatGTGTGGAGATGCTTATTGCTGCGTTGGGTCATCTTTATGCGTTTCCATACAAAGAGTATGCGGGTGCTAATATTGGTGGGGCTTCTCGTGGCTTTGGAGCTAGCCTTGCTCATGCTTTGAGTTTGAATGATTTCTATCATGACACTGTTCATCAG TTTGCTCCGGCTTACCACGATTACGTACTCTACAACCACAGCAACGATACGGGCGATGAAGGTGCAAGAAAATATCGCGCCCGAACTTTTGTCCCAATCGGGTCCGAAATGGAAAACgttagaaaaaacaaacaaacatacgCGAACAAAGGCGATGACATGTCACCATCTGCAACCACCCCCACAACCACTCCACCCTCCAATCGCGCAAAATCAGAAGCAATGAATTCTTCGTTGCTATCAGACGCATCAAATTCAGCCACTGCACAATACGACTTCACACTAATTGACATGGACAGCCCGGTAAAGAAAACGGGAAATGGTAATTAA